AGCTCAGCGCGGTGGTTCCTTACACCGTACTACAAACCGATATCTACAATGCTCTTGCTCATCTCTTACgcttaaagcaacaagattatTCTTAAATTGATGAACAAATAAATGTGACCGAAGTGTTAGTAGTCTGGTGGTAGTAAAAAGGGTTTAGTTCTATTGTGTCTTGTATTCAAAATATCTTTaggatgaaaaatattttttaaatcggAATATCTAAACACTGATACTAGATatgaaatatatgattaatCTAATGCTTAGAACTTCACAGAAAATGGGAATTTCTGAGGTCCCTAGACCTGCGCCATTTAAACATTGCTTCGAAGAAGGTGGTTCTTAGAGAAACATGAAGAAGTTCATGAACGTACCGGTAATCGAGATTGGGCTGCCAGGGAGGGCAGGAGAGGAAAAGTGGAGGTTTTACGGTACTAATACGGTGGTGAAAGTATTGGAAACGGTGGTTTATTTGGCGTTCGTCGATGGGGAAAGAAGCTTAATGAGTCGATGGTCACTGGACACATCAACTTCAGAATATATGATCGAATTCTATTTTAGCACCACGCTTAAAACTGTTAGTGACTCTTTTGATCCATATACTTCAGCTGCTCCATGTGACCTTCCCGGAAATAGAATCAAGCACACATGACATGAAGAGATAGTCTTTGTCATTTCAGCTTTTACTTGTGCTccaatcaaaaaaattaataaaattatcagTAGTTTCTCTTAATGTATCGTTTATCTGTCTAAAGTTTTAAGAATTTCGCACATTTATGAATAATTGTAAGACTTGCAAATTTTAGGtttatgtttttacaaaaataagacatgaaaatcaaaaatataaataatttatcttcttctatttccaactttttcttatttaaatatGTGTCATACCCAGGctgggacggatccggatatccgagaaatttagggtatccggatccggatccggatccgtcggatccgtggatttaatatccggatccggattcgtggtttccggatatccggatttcggatatccgtctctatattctattatccgcggatatccggatctggatccggatccgcaaaaataattaaaaataataatttttttaaaaaaactaaaattttaaaaataatacataaatgaaatatttatacaagagttataaatatatatatatatatatatatgtctataatattgtaaaaactaaaatataatattacaaaattaatttatgtataaatattattatataaagtataaatattaatgaaatttaaaaagttaatgtgttttaaaagtacggatccggatccggatatccggacctaaaaattaagatatccggatccggatccggtttggacggatccaagattttactattcAGATTCGGATCCGAGCACCCcagatatcctattttcggagcggatccggagcggatctcagatcgaatccggatctcggataataagtcccCGGCCTACCATCAGCTACCTgagatcattttaaaataaataatctataATCAAATAGTAAAAGTTTCTATAATGGCTATTTCGTTCATgggaaataacaaaaatataaagccTCTAGAGAAATGTACCCAAGGTCCTAGCTTTGCTAGAAAGATACCAAAGAGCACTCACGTCAATGGTAGAGAACTTTATtacaataaaacttttttttgtagccgGCTTACTAATATTAAATTGCAAAAAAATGACAAATGTTTACAAAAGCCCAAAAACTCTAGTTAAGGAGCATAGCCCAATGAAACTCACAAAATAGAATTTTTCTAAACTCATTTAGTTATCCAGCCTCAGTCAGAGGCCCAGTTGCTGTGTTGTTTTTGATTTGTCGATGGTATCGAAGAGAAACTGAATGGTCCGAGGTCGCTAGTCTGTCAACAAAAGAGTTTGATGCGGTGAAACAGATGATCTTTCTCAACGAAACCAGAACTGCATCATTACTGAGGCTTTCCTAGGGTTTGTTTCTCTGAAACTTTGGATTTTATTCCTGATTTGATGATCAATTAGAGAGAAGAGTGCATCAACTGATCGGAATTAGTTTGAGTGCAGGCGGTTGTTGCGCTCGTTCCATGTCCAATAGAGAGTTGCTTGCCAGCCTAGAAGAGTCAGCGATCGGACTGTTGAAGGAGAAGGTGGCGAGATCATCTGAGCCAATGAACTCTCCCAGTTGCATTGTGGATTGAGTCTACATCTTGAAGCCACTGTTGGACCCGAATATGACCCTCAGGTGAGGTACCGATAAGCGTGAGCTAGCATGTGGGTTGCGATAAGCCCATCATAACAAAGGGAGCTGAAAGCCGAGCTGACGACTGGACCTGGGAGACATCATAGCAGAGGTCACGACAGAAAGTGAGCTAACAccttaagagactcggtcaagaGGAGCCTAAAGCGAGTTCCGTAATTGAAGCCGAATATCTCGGAGAACAGTTGAAGGGTTGCCAACGAAACCTAGACTATATAAAGAcggagaagataaaagacaagccatctcttttccatatatcaacttttgtactagattaaaagcattacgtattctttagtaatcatctcaagatacattcctttgtattcatcatctttcaactcatcaataaaatcatattcattcttcaagtttatttacgggattcagcccacgattctcattcatctctcttgacctaacctaaatctaagaagtgaaaccttgtctctcacaattggcGCCGTCTGTGGGGACAAATAATCGAATCCCTTTCTCTAAAGCTTAAAGGATGAATCCATTAGACGGAACGAATCCATCTAACCCCGATCAATCGAACCAGAGCAATAGCTCACCGAATCGCACTGCTCCGGGGGCAAATAACCCGAGAGCCTCCGGAGGGACCAACTCTGGGTCCTCAGCCCTCAATAACCCATCGCATCAATCCGCTCCGAACCAAACGGAAGATCAGCTTTCTGAGATCCGTCGGATGATGCTCCAGTTAGTGGACAAAGCTCAAGAGACCGAGCGAACGGTGCAACAGTTAGCCGAACGGCAGCAACAGTTCGAAGAGATAACCAGATCTCAATCCGCAACGACCCAACCGTCCGTCCACCAGGGAAGAGGAGTCACTTTCCATGAACGGTTAGCTGACCCTTCCTTCCCTAGAGAGCGCCTGAACTTCTCCCCTGATAGCCCAGGTGCAGAAGGGCAGGAACCTGCTTTCCAAACGCCTCGCGCTAGGACAGCTCCTGCGTTTACCCCTCCTATCACCAGCACCATGGGGAGCAATGTAGCTACAACTAGCTCCATGCCTGATCGAAACACCGGTGGGAGCACCCGTTTGCCTCCACCGCCACCTCCTTCCGGGTCTGGAGCAGGAACCAACATACCGTCCGGGGCCAGAACATCAGCTTCAGTGTTTCAAGCTAGGGTTTCAACCCCAAGCACAGACGAATACCAAAGGACGGATGCTGATCCTGCAGCTCTCCGCACTAACCTCGCTCGGAGCCTAAGGACCAATGAGCGACCTATTTCGCCAGCTAGCTGGGAAGACGACCGAGCTCGGTCTCACCAGGAACCTGCTCGCCGAGTATCTGATAATGACCCAAATGTCCTTCCCTTCGAGGGACCTGACGCAATTCGCAGGTACATGGAGCGAACCCACGCAGCTCTCCAGAAATTGGGAGCTCAAGTTCACAAGGTAACGAGCTCAGCTCCCGAAATCGAGAGCTTAATTGAGGAGACTCGTGGAACTCCGTTCACCGATAGAATTGCCAACTCTTACATAAGAGATACTCGAAAAATTAAGATTCCTGAATACGATGGGAACGCAGACCCAAAGGCCTATTTAAGAGCCTTCCGATTAGCTATCGTTAAAGCTcacttcacaaaggaagagtgtgatgcaggatattgcaGAACATTTGCCGAAAACCTGATCGGAACAGCTCTCGAATGGTTCTCCAGCCTCGAGCCGAACTCTATAGACAGTTTCGATCAATTGGCTAACGCCTTTATGAAGCAATATTCAACTCACATCCTGAAACAAGCGTCTGAGGCTGACCTCTGGAAGATCAGACAAGGACTGGGAGACTCACTGCGAGTCTACATCGAAAAGTTCAGAGCAGTAAGAACTAAACTCTCGAATCCCAACGATCAGGTAGCCATTGAGGCTCTTAGGAGAGGTCTCTGGTATAAATCAGGTTTCTTCTCGGAGCTAACGCTAAATCCCCCTCCAACTATCGACGACGCCCTCCATAAGGCCTCTAGATACATTACCTTGGAGGAGGAAATGGCAGCATTAGATAAGCTCCACAGAAAACCCCAGAGTCACCCGAAAGGCGAAGCCTCCGATGGAAAGGGACCTCACAAAAGAGGTAGCTCCCGAAATAATCAGACCCAGGGAGAACATTCTTACGTAGTCGAGGAAGACAAGGAAGAAAAACCTGTCGCCGCGACAGCTAAAGCCCCCTGGTCCAAAGGTTATGACGAGAGCAAACATTGCTCTTACCACGATCGAAAGGGACATTCAACCGAAGAATGTTGGGACCTCCAACGACAACTGGCTGCTAAATTCGCAGCCGGAGAAATAAAAGATGTGGACCTCAAAAAGCCACAACCTTATCAGAAGAGAGGTCCCAGAGATAGCTCTCCAAAACGCGAGAGGTCACCTGAAAAAGAAACAGACTCACCACCCCCAGCTCCCAAAAAGAGAGTCGATATGATCCTTGGAAAGTTTCCACAAGGAAAAAGCCTACAAATCGAGGCCCTCTTGAGTAAACCACCTCCCCAATCGAGCCCTGGCTCAAGGATCGATTACATCCTTGGAGGGTCCGATGTGTGTCAAGACTCCGTTAACTCTATTAAAAGTCACGTACGGAAAGCTGTGTCAAACACTCAGTCCAAACCGACCAAGCCTGAGTCTAACACTAAGATCTCTTTCTGGGAGAGTGAGACATTAGACCTCGATAGACCTCATGACGATGCCCTTGTCATAACATTAAATATAGCAGGGTACGAGGTACCTAAGCTCATgatcgacaccggaagctcCGTCGATCTTATTTTCTACAACGCACTAAAGGGAATGGAAATAGACGACTACGAAATTGTCGACCAGAAATCCAACCTCGTAGGTTTCTCAGGTGAAACAGCCACCTCATTGGGAACAATTAAGCTCCCAATTATAGCTGGCGGAGTCATGAAAATGACCAACTTCATAGTTGTCGACAAACCATCCCCTTTCCACGCAATCCTCGGAAGGCCTTGGATTCATAAGATGAAAGCAGTAGCTTCAACTTATCACCAATGCGTGAAATTTCCAACAACCAACGGAATAGCTACCATACACGGTAGCCAAAAGATTTCAAGGATCTGTTACCTGGGAGGATTCGAGATCATAAAAGAATCCCCCCAATAGCAATTACAGATCCAGGAGAGTCGCGAAATGCAACGAAATATCCGAGGTCCCCCTAAGAACCTCACCGAAAAAGTTAGCATTGACGACTCAAATCCTGAGAAACAGGTGAGCATCGGATCCGAGCTACCTCTCGAAACCAAAAAGGAGCTCGTCGAATTCCTAAAACAGAATATCAAAACCTTTGCATGGACCACCAGCGACATGAAAGGCATAGATGCAACGATCGTTTGGTCGAAGCAACGGCTGGACACCAGCTCTTGTCCTTTATGGATGCCTTTTCAGGATATAACCAAATTATGATGGATCCTGAGGATCAAGAGAAAACCGCATTCATAACTGAACGAGGAACCTATTGTTACAAGGTCATGCCGTTTGGTTTGAAAAACGCGGGAGCTACCTATCAAAGgttagtaaataaaatgttcgctggacaactcggaaaaaccatggaagtctacatcgacgacatgttagTCAAATCCTCAAAGGGGGAGGACCACATCTCCCATCTAAGAGAATGTTTCGAAATCCTCAACAAATACGACATGAAGCTAAACCCAGCTAAGTGTACCTTCGGAGTACCTTCCGGCGAATTCCTAGGTCACCTCGTAACCGAAAGAGGCATCGAAGCCAACCCGAAACAAATAGCGACATTCCTGGAAATGCCATCACCTAAAACGACCAGAGAGGTACAAAGATTGACCGGACGGATCGCAGCACTAAATCGATTCATCTCCAGGTCCACCGATAAATGCCTTCCATTCTATAAACTtctgaaaaataataagaagttCTTATGGGATGAAAAGTGCGAAGAAGCCTTCAAACAGCTGAAGGCTTACCTCTCGGAACCTCCGATACTATCCAAACCTGTAGTAGGAGAACCACTGTACCTGTACCTCGCCGTGTCGGCAGCTGCAGTCAGCGGAGtgctagtacgagaggaacaaaACGAACAGAGACCTGTCTATTATACTAGCAAAAGCTTAATAGACGCCGAGACGAGATATCCCACCATGGAAAAACTAGCCCTAGCAGTCGTGACAGCTGCCAGGAAGCTGCGACCTTATTTCCAATCGCACTCGATCATCGTAATGACCTCACAACCATTACGgacgattctgcatagcccTAGCCAATCCGGACGATTAGCCAAATGGGCTATAGAGCTCAGCGAGTACGACATCGAGTACAGACCCCGAGCAGCAGCAAAAGCTCAGGTCCTCGCCGATTTCGTTATTGAGCTAGCATCCGAACATCTAGACCAGGAAACAGAGGTTCCGAAATGGAGCCTATACGTGGACGGAGCCTCGTCAAGGCAAGGCTCCGGTGTCGGTTTAAGACTAACCTCCTCAGCCGGAGAAACCATCGAACAATCCTATAGACTTGGATTTAACGCTTCCAACAACGAGGCCGAGTACGAAGCACTAATCGCTGGATTAAAGCTCGCCCTGAGCCTCGGAATTCGGGAGCTAAACGCCTACAGCGACTCGCAGCTGGTAGCTAGCCAGTTTCACGGGGAATACGAAACAAGGGACGAAAGAATGGGGGCATACCTCGAGGTCGTCCTAAACCTCACAAAGCAGTTTGACAAGTTCGAGCTAACGAGGATCCCACGAGGGGAGAACTCCTCAGCAGACGCGCTCGCCGCATTAGCTTCCACATCCGACCCTCTCGTAAAACGAATTATACCCGTGGAAGGAATCGAGAAGCCAAGTATCGACATAGCTACCAAGGCTGAGATGGATAGCAAAccaaaggaaaaaatagaggatAACAGCCTCCCGACGGTAGCTACCCAAGTTTTCACGACATTCTGGTTCCCGAAAACTAGAACACGCAGCTTTAGAAAGCACACCTCCAGGAAAGCAACCCAGAACCCGGAAAACAACGACAAAAGTGAAGGTACTCACCGAAGTTCAGACTCCCTAGAGCCTAACTCTACGAGTACCTCCGGGGGCACCATCCAGACCTCGGAGCCACTTGTCTATAAAGTCCAAACAAGAAGCCGCACCGCTCTTAAAAACGCATCTAGGAACGCTACACAAACCACAGGGGATAACGAGGAAATTGGAGATATTCCTCAGAACCTAGAACCTACTCCAACGAATATCTCCGGGGGCACCACGGCACCAGGTCCCGAACAGGAATCTCCCTCCtctcttcacaacaaagttgtaGGGAGAGAAGACTGGAGAATACCGATCATGGATTACATCCTAGAGGGAAAAATTCCACCCAACAAGTGGGAGGCTCGAAAACTCAAAGCTTTAGCAGCAAGATACTGTATAATCGAGTCAGCCCTCCACAAACGAAGTGTCTCCGGACCTTACCTAAAATGCGTTCACGGCCTAGTAGCTATGAAACTCATGAAGGAAATGCACGACGGTTCCTGTGGAAACCATTCCGGAGGCAGAGCCTTAGCCATCCGAATAAAAAGACAAGGCTACTTCTGGCCTACCATTATCGCAGATTGTGAGGTCTACTCCTCATCGTGCgacaaatgccaaaggcatgcaccGATCATACACCAACCAGCGGAAAAGCTGTCTAACATATCAGCTCCCTATCCGTTCATGAGGTGGTCTATGGACATTATAGGTCCATTAGTACCTTCAGGGAAAGGAAAGAAGTTACTAAACCTCCTGGTCCTAACCGACTACTTCACGAAATGGATTGAAGCTGAAGCTTTCCAACAAATAAACAGATTCGAGGTCGAAGGATTTGTTTGGAAAAACATCGTATGCAGGCATGGCGTCccatacgaaatcgtaaccgacaaTGGAGGACAGTTCATATCCCACGACTTCAAAAGTTTCTGCGATAAATGGAACATCCGCCTCACCTTCTCATCACCTCGGCGACCTCAAGGGAACGGACAGGCGGAGGCTGCCAACAAATCAGTTTTAGCAAACCTCAAGAAACGCCTAGGAGCCCAAAAGGAGCTTTGGTCGGAAAAACTACCCGAAGTACTATGGGCCTGCCGAACCACCCCACGAAAAGCTACAGAGGAAACTCCCTTCTCCTTAGCTTATGGGATGGAAGCTGTCGTCCCAGCAGAAACCACCGCAGGTAGCCTCAGACGGGAGCTCTGCACCTCAAATCCCGCAGCTAATAACCAGCTCCTGATGGATAGCCTCGACTTGATCGAGGAAAGACGAGACCAAGCCTTGCTTCGCATTCAAAATTATCAGCAAGCAATGGCACGACACTACAATTCCAAAGTAAGGCCCCGACAGTTCGCCGTAGGGGACCTAGTGCTTAGGAAAGTGTTCGAAGGAACAAAGGAACCGGGAGCTGGAAAGTTAGGaaccaactgggaaggaccctaccgAATTATCCACATAGTACGACCCGGAGTTTACAAACTCCAGAAGGTACGAACCGGGGTACCTGAAATCCGATCGTGGAATGCCACGAACCTCAAAAGATACTATCATTAGGTACCTAAAACCCCTgaactacgtttggcttgatcccttgactgggtacgtaggcaactccGTCATGAGTGCAGCCCCAACCTCTTCTCACCAACCTCCTCACCTAAGCCAAAGGGGCAGGTGTTACCAAGAACACTTAGCCTAAAAATAGTTACTGTGTAAATAATCTGAATCATGTATTCTCTGATATCTGATATTAATAAAACGATTGATTCAGTTTCATAAACATCAAAGGTCTTAAAACCCTCCAAGAAAATTTAGGTCCCCCTAAATCGGGACCTAAGCTCAACAATCTCGAATACATTCAGGTCCCTGAAAACCTGAAcctaaggtcttaaaatccttaatacacccaaaggtcttaaaatccttaatacacccaaaggtcttaaaatccttaacataactaaggtcttaaaatccttaacaatcagcaaggtcctaaaatccttaacataaaccttaaaatccttaacaatcaaCAAGGTCCTAAAATCCTTGACAATCTAAGGcaaaatccttaacaatcaaccaggtcctaaaatcctaatcaaaaccaaaaggtcttgaaacccttatcaaaatcgaaaggtcttaaaatcctaaaGAATCAGGAAAATCCCGAAATTCCTCAATTCCATCCGTTAAACTTCAAAGGCCTCGAAGTCCTTCGAATTAACTCAGGTCCCTATGAATCTAAATCCAGGTTCCTACGAACCTGAACAACCAGGTCCCAGAACCTTTCGAATCGGACTCAGGTCCCCGAGCTAAAATCAAGAACTTCTCTTTAAGGTTATCACGACCGAATATCCATTAAGCTAAATGCTTATCATAAATTAAGACTAAAGGTCCTAATCCGACTCAACGATGACAGCACACAACTCATCTGAGATTCGCAATCACTATGATTAAATGAAACGAGGTTAagttcaaaaacttaaaacagaaATAATAGCCACGATTTAAACATAAGAAAGGGTTTAAAAGCCTCCCCAGGCTATTGAAATCCAGCAAgtgttaaggtttaaaggcctCCTCAGGCACTAAGTCATAATGCATAACGAAACAAAGCCCTTAGGCCGAAGtcttaaaaacacaaaacataaagcTAAAAGAGCCGTAGCTCtcaatcttccttctcttcctgAATCGGATCACCAGCACCGGCAGGAACTCCCTCATCGACCACATTGCCATCACCTCCTATAGCTGCCTCGACTGGAGCTAAGTCAGGAGCCATCAAACCCAAATTAGAGCCATACTCCCCAGAAAAggatggattaaacatgttaATCTCGAAAGTACCTGAACTCTCCGAGATCTGGGGAAGAGGAAGCTTGCTGACCGAGAAGTCAGAGACTTGAGCCTTCTCATACGCAGTTGTCGCTTCTGGTAATAAGGCCACCAATTGGTTGTACTCCTCTTCAACGCTTTGGATCTTGTTGTTCAGCATATCCTTCAAGAGGTCGGCATTAGCTTGGAGCTCCTGAGCGTACACCAAGGCGTTGACCTCATCTTTCTTCCTAGCAAACTTCTCCTTAACACAGACCAGGATCTTGCCGTAAGCTTCGGCGACTTCTTTCTTCCCTTCCCTGACAGCCAGCTTGACTTCAGCTTCCTTGTTCTTCTGGCTATCCTGGGATGAGGCAATGAGCTCACGTACTTGATGCTCAGCTATCTTTCGAGCAGCCTCCAAATCATTGATCCTCCTGCTCTTCACCTGGATATCGAGCTTTTGACTCTCGATCTCTCCTTGCTGAGCATCGGCCTTCGAGCCTAGCCTCGTCACTTCGGCTTCGAGTTCAGAAATTCGAACCCGGGCTTGGTCAAGATCGGCTTTGGCTGCCTTAACCATCTCGGTAACCTCAGCAAGTTCACCAGCATTGGGGGCAGCACACAGAGCATTCTCAAACCTGAGCTGGGCCCTGTTAACAGCCCCAGCCAACTgcaataaatccaaaaaaaatatatatcatcgtCTCCAAAGAATGTAAACAAAGAACAGATAGAGATCACGTACCTGACCCATACAGTGAGCAATATCGAGATACTCATCTCGGTTAGTCAGGTCCTTGAGCGCTGGAAGGGGACATCCCACGCTCTTCAGGTGCCTCATTATCGCAGCTAGGCCCCAAGAGTCGTCCAGGATCGACCCAGGCTTCGAATGGGTAAAGCTCCACCCAACAGTCCCTCCtctagaggacgaggaagaagaacggGTGGGAGCTCCGCCCTGATCGGTCCTGGGCCTCTTGTGTCTCGACGGCTCGACCTCAGAGGTACCCTTCGGAGCCTGGTAGTCAGCCTCCGGCACCTGGACCTCAGGGAGAGGAGCAGCATCCTGAGCTACAACCTCAGTTGGAGTAGTCTCGACAACAGGTTTGGATCCTCCGTCGTCCAAAACTTCCTTCATTGAGATAAGGAACGATCCTCCTTGGTTCCTGTCGCTTCCACGAGAAGCACTGGCAGCTTTAGAGGGGTTACCCCTAGAACGGAATGATGGTCGCAGAGTCATGTCACCTGGCTGAGACTTTTCAGTTCCCGAAGCACTAGCACCAGTTGAGATCGATACAACTGAATCGCCTGCCGAAACTGGAACAATGGAAATCCTTAAGTTTAAAAACTTCAAAGcgataaaatcattaaaaaggtTCGAACAAGAACTTACTCTCAAGGTTCTCAGCAGGAATGGGATCTTGGAAAGAGGCGTTGTAGGTATCTGGGAATCTGGCTGCACTTATTCGAGAAGTGGTGTAGGCTACCCAGGTACAGGGACTCTGCTGCAACTTGCGGTATAGAGCCCTGGTGAGCTTGGTAGAGAGCTTCGGAGGATCTTCGATTTCTGCAAGTAAATCAGAGCAAAAAGGTTACTCGGCCATAAATGAATAAAACGGAAAAAGCATATCCCTAGAATTCCTAACCAGATGGATTAGTCCAAGTGACCCTAAGGTTCCGACCCACAGGAACCGTCGAAGGATCAACTTTAACGTAAAAATACTTCTTCCTCCAGTCATCATCACTACTAGAGAATCTGAAGATAACATGATTGGGACGACTAGGGAGGTAGTAGGTCCCGGTACCACCCTCCTTAGAGGCGCTTTCCTTCAGGGAAAAGAGGCTCATAAGTTCGGTAAGACCGACGCTAACCCCCTCCTCTTTGGACCTAGTGATAAAGCCGTTTATCACCCGGATAACCGAGGGACAGAGTTGGGAAAGGGCTAACTGATAATGATCTAGTAGATCAAGCAGTAGGGTCGGAAGAGGAAATCTCAAGTGAGACTTGGAGATGTACTTCTCATGGCAACAGAACCAACCCTCCGGAGCGGTCTCGGGGGTTTCGTCGGAATTACAGGCACGGCCAAGCTCCTTTTGGCCGAGAGCTTGAACCATGAGGTTAACCACGTCTTGATTTTTCAGCAACGAAGGCGAGTGAGGACTGCTCCCGCTAGAATCGTCTTTCTTCTTCCGTTTAGAAACTCTGGTCGCGATTGCCTCCCTGGCTGTCTTTTTCCCCTTCCTCATCTTGGCTCCGACTTCTTGCTTAACTTTCAGTAGTTTAGCTCCAGAAGCAGAGGGAGGCATCCCGGATTCCCCGGAACCTTCTTTCGGATGATCCATAGTATGGGAAGGTTAAGGAGAAAATCGATTGCAAGGTTTGGGAGAGAATTTGCAGAGAAAAGTAACgaggaagataaaaaaaatcgcagtaaaataaagagagaggagagaagttACCTTGAAAACCGAACGGAGGCGTGGAGAAAGTGGGAGGCTAGCAGTTAATGTTCACCGCTTTATATCCCATCACCTCTCGAGATTCGGAAAAGTCATTTCAAACCCTCTCCATCTGAACCGTAGATTCTGCCAAACGTAATAAAGACCGTTAGATCGAGTA
This genomic stretch from Brassica napus cultivar Da-Ae chromosome C9, Da-Ae, whole genome shotgun sequence harbors:
- the LOC111209559 gene encoding uncharacterized protein LOC111209559 isoform X1 → MTLRPSFRSRGNPSKAASASRGSDRNQGGSFLISMKEVLDDGGSKPVVETTPTEVVAQDAAPLPEVQVPEADYQAPKGTSEVEPSRHKRPRTDQGGAPTRSSSSSSRGGTVGWSFTHSKPGSILDDSWGLAAIMRHLKSVGCPLPALKDLTNRDEYLDIAHCMGQLAGAVNRAQLRFENALCAAPNAGELAEVTEMVKAAKADLDQARVRISELEAEVTRLGSKADAQQGEIESQKLDIQVKSRRINDLEAARKIAEHQVRELIASSQDSQKNKEAEVKLAVREGKKEVAEAYGKILVCVKEKFARKKDEVNALVYAQELQANADLLKDMLNNKIQSVEEEYNQLVALLPEATTAYEKAQVSDFSVSKLPLPQISESSAPVEAAIGGDGNVVDEGVPAGAGDPIQEEKED
- the LOC111209559 gene encoding uncharacterized protein LOC111209559 isoform X2; this encodes MTLRPSFRSRGNPSKAASASRGSDRNQGGSFLISMKEVLDDGGSKPVVETTPTEVVAQDAAPLPEVQVPEADYQAPKGTSEVEPSRHKRPRTDQGGAPTRSSSSSSRGGTVGWSFTHSKPGSILDDSWGLAAIMRHLKSVGCPLPALKDLTNRDEYLDIAHCMGQLAGAVNRAQLRFENALCAAPNAGELAEVTEMVKAAKADLDQARVRISELEAEVTRLGSKADAQQGEIESQKLDIQVKSRRINDLEAARKIAEHQVRELIASSQDSQKNKEAEVKLAVREGKKEVAEAYGKILVCVKEKFARKKDEVNALVYAQELQANADLLKDMLNNKIQSVEEEYNQLVALLPEATTAYEKAQVSDFSVSKLPLPQISESSVEAAIGGDGNVVDEGVPAGAGDPIQEEKED